In Chloroflexota bacterium, the sequence CCACGATGTGGGTGGCGATGCTGACGCTGGGACCCCGGCGGATGGTGCAGTACGCCGACCGGGTCCACAACCAGCGACTGGTGGGGCGGGTGCCGGGCTTCTGGGATGCACTGGTCGACGCCCGGCCCGGGTTCGCGCTGGCGACGGCCTTGTTGGTCGCGCTGATCGCCGGGCTGGCATGGCGCGTCTTCGGTGGGCTAGTCGGCGCGCTGACCGGGCTGCTGCTCGCGCTGGAGCCGTTCTACCTCGCCATCTCCCAGCTCGTGCACATGGACGCCCTGCTGAGCGGCTGCATGGTCGCGTCGGTGCTGGCGCTGCTGGTCCGCTGGGCACGCGACGGCGGCCGGATCTGGCTGGTAGTCTCCGGCATTCTGGCCGGCCTGGCGATCCTCTCCAAAGTGCCGGCCATCTACCTGTTCCCGTTCACGGCGGCGCTCGGGGCAGGGCTGCTGGCGCCCGCATGGCTGCGCGGCGAGGTCGACCGGCGCGATGCGCTGGTCAGGCTCGTGACCGACGGGCTGATCTGGGGCGCGGCCACCGCTGGCGCGTTCGCGTTGTTCTGGCCGGCCGTCTGGGTGCTCGGACCGGCCGAGGTGCTCGGGCGCGTGGCCGAGTTCACGAAGGAGACTGGCGGCCAGCCGCACGAGCAGGGGACGTTCTTCTGGGGACAGCAGACGGCCGATCCTGGCCCCTTCTTCTACCCCGTCGCGATGGCGTTCCGGCTTGCGCCGATTACCCTGCTCGGGCTGGCGCTGGCGGCGCTTTGCTGGCGGCAGGTGTCGGAGCGCAATCGGCCGGCCGCCCTGGCGCTGGTCGGGTACGGCCTTGGCTTCCTGCTGATGATGACGCTCGGCGCGAAGAAGCTGGACCGCTACGTCCTGCCGATCTTCCCGGCCCTCTGCGTGCTGGCGGCGCTCGGGCTGGCGGCGGCCTACTCCTGGCTGCACGCTCGGATGGCGACGGTGGGCGCGGCGCGCGGGCCGTGGCGCGGGGCGGCGGCGGCGCTGGTCGCCTTGCTGACCGTCTGGCCGGCCACGTCGACGTATCCGTACTTCCTGACCTACTACAACCCGCTGCTCGGCGGCGGCCCTGCGGCCCAACGTCTCGTGATGGTGGGCAACGGCGAGGGGCTGGATCAGGTGGCGACCTGGCTGAACGCCCAGCCGAACGCCCAGGATCAGTGGGTCGTGTCGCACTCGTTCGATATCCTGCAAGCGCTGATCGTGGGGTCTGGCGAGTCCCTGCGCGACCGCGTCCCCGGCAACGCCGACTGGGTGGTGCTGTACCGCTTCCAGATCCAGATCGGGCACAGCCCGCGCGTGCTGGACGAGTACCTGAACCGGCGCACGCCCGAGCACGTGGTGTGGATCAACGGCGTGGAGTACGCGCGGATCTACCGGGGACCGCACCAGCAGACGACGGCGGAGGGCTCTCCGCTCGGGACTTCGGATGTGGCCCTCACCCCCCGACCCCCTCTCCCTGTGCGCGGGAGAGGGGGAGACGGACGAGATTCGCGCGTCTCCCCCTCTCCCGCGCCCCGGGAGAGGGGGTCGGGGGGTGAGGGCCTCCTCGGACTCGGGGGTGAGGGCCTCCTCGGGCCGGGGGGTGAGGGCCCGCCCCGGGAGCCGCCCGTATGAGCGCTGCGTCAGTCACGGCCACGGCTGCGCGCCCTCGGGTGGCCGCGTTGCCCGTCCGCGCACAGGTGCTGATGCTGGTCGTCGGCGTCTTCGTGCTGGCGCTGGCGCCGCGCCTCGTCGCGCTCGGCCTCTTCCCGACCTCCGACGAGGATAGCTGGATGCGCCGCACGGGCGGCTTCACCTTCGGGCTGGTCAACAACCAGCTTGGCCGGACCTATCAGAACGGCCACCCCGGGGTCACCACGATGTGGATCG encodes:
- a CDS encoding glycosyltransferase family 39 protein, which produces MVSVEAAERAREPLSSDGASGPWSGGSGRAGPARRSLPATVLTVTFLVALVARLLAHDLVITADEDNWMRRAGGFTFGILNGQLGRTYQNGHPGVTTMWVAMLTLGPRRMVQYADRVHNQRLVGRVPGFWDALVDARPGFALATALLVALIAGLAWRVFGGLVGALTGLLLALEPFYLAISQLVHMDALLSGCMVASVLALLVRWARDGGRIWLVVSGILAGLAILSKVPAIYLFPFTAALGAGLLAPAWLRGEVDRRDALVRLVTDGLIWGAATAGAFALFWPAVWVLGPAEVLGRVAEFTKETGGQPHEQGTFFWGQQTADPGPFFYPVAMAFRLAPITLLGLALAALCWRQVSERNRPAALALVGYGLGFLLMMTLGAKKLDRYVLPIFPALCVLAALGLAAAYSWLHARMATVGAARGPWRGAAAALVALLTVWPATSTYPYFLTYYNPLLGGGPAAQRLVMVGNGEGLDQVATWLNAQPNAQDQWVVSHSFDILQALIVGSGESLRDRVPGNADWVVLYRFQIQIGHSPRVLDEYLNRRTPEHVVWINGVEYARIYRGPHQQTTAEGSPLGTSDVALTPRPPLPVRGRGGDGRDSRVSPSPAPRERGSGGEGLLGLGGEGLLGPGGEGPPREPPV